A section of the Deltaproteobacteria bacterium genome encodes:
- a CDS encoding AbrB/MazE/SpoVT family DNA-binding domain-containing protein produces MSRERLTAVGESVALLLSKDVLDQLGITVGDEVEVSVLDRTLLLQPLDEADRSKQLETLTKSVFTRRADAYVRLAKGPQ; encoded by the coding sequence ATGTCACGTGAACGACTTACCGCGGTTGGTGAATCTGTAGCTTTGCTTCTATCGAAGGATGTTTTAGACCAACTCGGGATAACGGTTGGAGATGAAGTAGAGGTCTCTGTCCTCGATCGTACCTTATTACTCCAGCCACTTGATGAGGCCGATCGAAGCAAGCAACTAGAGACGCTCACCAAAAGCGTGTTTACGCGACGTGCGGATGCGTACGTCCGCCTAGCGAAGGGGCCGCAATAG
- a CDS encoding Zn-ribbon domain-containing OB-fold protein, with the protein MSTENKAQTVRLPILQGYTKDFYDWCHKQELRFQRCSQCGTWRHPPRPMCTSCHSLKWEWAPTKGKGKVYCWTTVHQALDPAFAESVPYAAVVVELEEGPRLTTWVTGISPDDLQIGMPVELWFDTLTDEVTLPKFKPC; encoded by the coding sequence ATGAGCACCGAAAACAAAGCACAGACCGTTAGACTTCCCATCCTGCAAGGCTACACCAAAGACTTTTACGACTGGTGCCACAAGCAAGAATTACGCTTTCAGCGCTGCTCGCAGTGCGGCACCTGGCGTCACCCACCACGCCCTATGTGCACGAGTTGTCACTCCCTCAAATGGGAATGGGCACCGACCAAAGGCAAAGGCAAAGTCTACTGCTGGACAACGGTTCATCAAGCGCTCGATCCAGCCTTTGCCGAATCCGTCCCGTACGCAGCAGTCGTAGTCGAATTGGAGGAAGGACCGCGCCTCACCACCTGGGTCACAGGCATATCGCCTGATGACCTACAGATCGGCATGCCAGTTGAGCTGTGGTTCGACACCCTAACTGACGAGGTAACACTGCCGAAGTTCAAACCCTGCTAA
- a CDS encoding type II toxin-antitoxin system death-on-curing family toxin, protein MESVLLFLRLHEVLAIHARGIEEFGGTHGVRDAGALESALAAAENRAYYEQASLTICAATYAYHLAQAHAFLDGNKRVAAAVAEIFLELNGGQLRATNDELVDFFLAIAAGQVDRQKVEEWFVQPVAVKQV, encoded by the coding sequence GTGGAGAGTGTCCTCTTGTTTCTTCGGCTGCATGAAGTGCTCGCCATTCATGCGCGTGGCATAGAAGAATTCGGCGGAACCCACGGCGTTCGCGATGCTGGGGCACTGGAATCGGCACTTGCGGCGGCGGAAAATCGCGCGTATTACGAGCAGGCGTCACTGACTATCTGTGCAGCGACCTATGCATATCATCTGGCCCAAGCGCACGCTTTTCTAGATGGCAACAAACGTGTTGCCGCCGCTGTTGCAGAAATTTTTCTTGAACTAAACGGCGGGCAATTACGAGCCACAAACGACGAGCTCGTCGATTTCTTTCTGGCGATCGCTGCTGGTCAAGTCGATCGCCAGAAAGTTGAGGAATGGTTTGTGCAACCTGTTGCTGTCAAACAAGTTTAG